One window of the Geotrypetes seraphini chromosome 19, aGeoSer1.1, whole genome shotgun sequence genome contains the following:
- the TRAF6 gene encoding TNF receptor-associated factor 6 isoform X1 yields MSVLHSDSSSGPSDFENACCAAMASAFHGSTKDDSAYGSSVGPATLPGSLIEETQGYDVEFDPPLESKYECPICLMALREAVQTPCGHRFCKGCIIKSLRDAGQKCPIDNELLLENQLFPDNFAKREILSLKVKCPSQGCNRKMELRHLEEHEGQCEFANVECPQCRAPFQRRLIEDHMRLECPRRQVSCENCAMFMAYEDKQDHDHTCPLAYVICEYCHTELIREQMSSHYDMDCPMAPIPCTFTDFGCPEKMPRNDLARHMQEFTQAHMRMMAQTLRNVSVTSYSTTPISMIDPLHFEPAPSVVTPNHSSASPFPRDCTAEVQNLRETIQQLEGRLVKQDHQIRELMAKMETQSATIMDLKRSTRPLEEKVTEVEAQQCNGIYYWKIENFGMHLRAQEEERPVVIHSPGFYTRKPGYKLCLRLHLQLPNAQRCANFISLFVHTMQGEYDSYLPWPFQGTIRLSILDQSEGSNRQNHEEVMDTKPELLAFQRPTVPRNPKGFGYVTFMPLQTLKQRTYIKDNTLLIRCEVTTRLDMSNLRLEGVQPRSTENSGW; encoded by the exons ATGAGTGTATTACACAGCGATAGCAGCAGTGGCCCCAGTGACTTTGAGAACGCCTGCTGCGCCGCCATGGCCAGTGCGTTCCACGGTAGCACAAAGGATGACAGTGCATATGGCAGCAGCGTTGGCCCAGCAACCCTCCCTGGCTCTTTAATAGAAGAAACGCAGGGCTATGATGTGGAGTTCGACCCCCCACTCGAAAGCAAGTACGAGTGCCCGATATGCCTCATGGCTCTACGGGAAGCAGTGCAGACGCCTTGTGGGCATCGCTTCTGTAAAGGCTGCATCATCAAGTCTCTAAG AGATGCCGGGCAGAAGTGTCCCATAGACAATGAACttctcctggagaatcagctaTTCCCAGACAACTTTGCCAAGCGGGAAATCCTTTCACTGAAAGTGAAATGTCCCAGTCAGGGCTGCAATCGGAAAATGGAGCTGAGACATCTTGAG GAACACGAAGGACAATGTGAATTTGCAAATGTGGAATGTCCACAGTGTCGGGCGCCTTTCCAGAGGAGACTAATTGAAGATCACATGCGGCTCGAGTGTCCACGGAGGCAGGTTTCCTGTGAAAACTGTGCTATGTTCATGGCTTATGAAGATAAACAG gaccatGACCACACATGTCCATTGGCCTATGTGATTTGCGAATACTGCCACACAGAGCTCATCCGAGAACAG ATGTCGAGTCACTATGACATGGATTGCCCCATGGCTCCTATCCCTTGTACATTTACTGACTTTGGATGTCCAGAAAAG ATGCCAAGAAATGACTTAGCACGTCATATGCAAGAATTCACTCAGGCACACATGCGAATGATGGCACAGACCCTCCGAAACGTTAGCGTCACATCTTATTCAACCACTCCAATATCCATGATTGATCCTTTGCACTTTGAGCCAGCACCTTCCGTCGTGACCCCTAACCACTCTTCAGCCTCACCCTTCCCACGTGACTGCACCGCTGAGGTCCAGAACTTACGAGAGACCATTCAGCAGCTAGAGGGCCGTCTAGTTAAGCAGGACCACCAGATTCGAGAGCTAATGGCCAAAATGGAAACTCAGAGCGCTACCATAATGGACCTGAAACGCAGCACTAGACCACTGGAGGAGAAAGTGACTGAGGTGGAAGCCCAGCAGTGCAATGGGATTTATTATTGGAAGATTGAAAACTTTGGGATGCATCTCAGAGCTCAAGAAGAAGAGAGACCGGTTGTCATTCACAGTCCTGGATTTTACACCAGAAAACCTGGGTACAAGCTTTGCCTCCGCCTTCATCTTCAGTTGCCCAATGCCCAGCGCTGTGCAAATTTTATATCCCTGTTTGTGCATACTATGCAAGGAGAATATGACAGCTACCTTCCCTGGCCGTTCCAGGGCACGATACGCCTTAGCATTCTCGATCAGTCGGAGGGCTCCAACAGGCAAAATCACGAAGAAGTAATGGACACAAAACCTGAACTTCTAGCTTTTCAGCGTCCAACGGTGCCACGCAATCCTAAGGGATTTGGCTATGTGACATTTATGCCCCTGCAGACCCTGAAGCAAAGGACCTACATCAAAGACAATACCCTGCTGATCCGTTGCGAGGTGACCACACGACTGGACATGAGCAACCTTCGATTAGAAGGTGTTCAGCCACGGAGCACAGAAAATAGTGGCTGGTAA